The following are encoded in a window of Terriglobales bacterium genomic DNA:
- a CDS encoding sialidase family protein, translated as MSWPHLRSCIFVSPSADAPYREPQIASSSKLVALTFGSANSIYVQTSTNQGESFSAPVKVSQMNVLPLSRHRGPHIAISESTLIVTAVAGNAEATGSHAHGLASDGDLYAWRSTDGGKSWSKGARINEVAASAREGLHALAADGGGNIFAVWLDLRDGGTELYGSLSRDSGATWSANVPVYKSPDGHICECCHPSAAYSNDGTLDVMWRNCLGGSRDLYIAHSRDGRTFGQPEKLGLGTWKMDACPMDGGGLTHSKGKAITAWRREADLFLAEPGKAETKIGRGRDIAVAANMDKVYALWIEDSQLKLWVNGKTEILAESAAFPSVKTLPGGGAVAAWEQDGESQSSGCHEGRCSGYHLAARETGKLIFQHRKARISSLRRASPCQAHLSVFLPIKAESPPAALVLECKGHAAGGHVRKTGLAESPRFVHDRKYLAVAR; from the coding sequence TTGTCCTGGCCGCACTTGCGGTCCTGCATTTTTGTATCGCCCTCAGCCGACGCGCCTTATCGCGAGCCACAAATCGCCAGCTCGTCCAAGCTGGTGGCGCTTACGTTCGGTTCTGCCAACTCCATATATGTCCAGACTTCGACCAATCAGGGAGAGAGTTTTTCCGCGCCGGTCAAAGTTAGTCAGATGAACGTTCTGCCACTTAGCCGGCACCGCGGACCGCATATCGCGATCTCGGAATCCACACTTATCGTCACCGCGGTTGCAGGAAATGCGGAGGCTACTGGAAGCCATGCGCACGGTCTTGCCTCCGATGGCGATCTCTACGCCTGGCGTTCGACAGACGGAGGAAAATCCTGGTCTAAGGGAGCCCGGATCAACGAGGTTGCAGCCTCAGCGAGAGAAGGGCTCCACGCGCTTGCCGCAGATGGAGGTGGCAATATCTTTGCCGTGTGGCTCGACTTGCGCGATGGCGGTACCGAGCTTTACGGATCTCTTTCGCGCGACTCGGGAGCGACGTGGTCTGCAAATGTTCCGGTCTACAAGTCTCCGGACGGACACATCTGTGAGTGTTGCCATCCATCCGCCGCTTATTCGAATGACGGCACGCTTGATGTGATGTGGAGAAACTGTCTCGGAGGATCTCGTGACTTGTACATTGCTCACTCGCGCGATGGAAGGACCTTTGGCCAGCCTGAGAAGCTCGGCCTCGGTACCTGGAAGATGGATGCGTGCCCGATGGACGGAGGCGGGCTAACGCACAGCAAGGGCAAAGCCATCACTGCCTGGCGCCGTGAAGCCGACCTCTTTCTAGCTGAACCGGGAAAGGCAGAAACAAAAATCGGCCGGGGACGGGACATCGCTGTGGCCGCAAACATGGACAAGGTCTACGCGCTCTGGATTGAGGACAGCCAACTTAAACTTTGGGTCAACGGAAAGACTGAAATTCTGGCGGAATCAGCTGCGTTCCCCAGCGTGAAAACGCTCCCGGGCGGAGGCGCTGTTGCTGCGTGGGAACAAGACGGGGAATCTCAATCCAGCGGTTGCCATGAAGGTCGTTGTTCCGGCTATCATCTAGCCGCCCGCGAGACCGGGAAGCTTATCTTCCAGCATCGAAAAGCGCGAATCAGCAGCCTAAGGAGGGCCTCGCCTTGTCAGGCTCATCTTAGCGTTTTTCTACCGATTAAAGCAGAAAGCCCTCCGGCGGCGCTCGTCCTTGAGTGCAAGGGTCACGCGGCTGGAGGGCACGTCCGTAAGACCGGGCTGGCCGAGTCCCCACGGTTTGTCCATGACCGGAAATATCTTGCAGTCGCGCGGTGA
- a CDS encoding sigma-70 family RNA polymerase sigma factor: MNRTSDTSAERPATAGSDELLMLAFCRGSKEAFAELFSRYQQPLFGFFRRRLADSAQAEELTQETFLAVLRASARYEPSALFRTYLYAIALKILRAYRRKAAFRATFLGVAGSREPVSEPATHAEVFLREAVGKLERLDREVLLLREFEQLSYAEIAEVLRLPVNTVRSRLFRARMALRDLLAAPVPKSASEMTPSEERV, from the coding sequence ATGAATCGTACGTCTGACACTAGCGCGGAGAGGCCGGCGACTGCGGGCAGCGATGAGCTGTTGATGCTCGCGTTTTGCCGGGGCTCGAAAGAGGCTTTCGCCGAATTGTTCTCGCGTTACCAGCAACCGCTGTTTGGATTCTTTCGGCGGCGTCTTGCCGATTCGGCGCAGGCGGAGGAGTTGACGCAAGAAACCTTCCTGGCTGTACTTCGCGCTTCGGCCCGTTATGAACCCTCCGCGTTGTTCCGAACCTATCTTTATGCGATTGCTCTGAAGATCTTACGCGCCTATCGCCGCAAGGCAGCCTTCCGCGCCACGTTCCTGGGAGTGGCTGGATCGCGCGAGCCGGTTTCGGAACCTGCCACTCATGCTGAGGTTTTTCTGCGGGAGGCGGTCGGAAAGCTGGAGCGCCTCGATCGGGAGGTTCTGTTGTTGCGTGAGTTCGAGCAGCTAAGCTACGCGGAAATTGCGGAGGTTTTGCGTTTGCCGGTGAACACGGTTCGATCGCGCCTGTTTCGTGCGCGTATGGCTCTGCGCGATCTGCTGGCTGCGCCTGTTCCCAAATCGGCCTCAGAGATGACGCCGTCGGAGGAGCGTGTATGA